The DNA window CCGGAAATGACCTTAATCCGGCAATCTCGCCAGCTCGATCAATCCGCCTTCATTCTTCGTGTCGACCTTGGCATAGAGGTCATAGAGCGCGGCCTGGAGCGCCTCTTCGATGACCGGATGATAAAAGGGCAGGCGCAGAAGATCCCCGACGGTCAGATTCCGTTCGATGCACCAGCAGAGCAGATGGGCCAGATGTTCGCCCTTGGGGCCGATCATCTCGGCGCCGAGCAGACGTCCGCTCGCCTTGTCGGCATAGACCCGCAGCACGCCCCTGTTTTTGCCCATGATCAGCGCGCGCCCGACCGGCGCGAAGCGGATCTGACCGACGGCGGTCGTCTCCATGTCCAGTTGGTTCCAGCGCAGACCGACGGCGCAGATGTTCGGGTCGCAGAAATTGATGAAGAGCGGGGTTTTGCGGCGGAATCTGGCGGTCTCGCCATGGGCGGCATTGTACCCGGCGATCCTGCCTTCGTCGCCGGCCTCGTGAAGGAGGGGCAGGTCGCCGGTCACGTCTCCGGCGATGAAGACCGGCAGATCGCCGACCTGCATGCTGTTCGGATCGAAGGTCGGGAGTCCCCGCGCGTCGAGCGGCACCCCGAGGTTTTCCAGTTGCAGCCCCGCGACATTGGGTGCCCGCCCGATGCTGCACAGCACTTTGTCCACGACGACGCTGTGAGCGCCAGCCGTGACCCGAAGCTGCTCGCCTTCCTCGTGGATCTCGGCGGCCTGTCCCAGATGGATCGGGAACTCCTTGCCGAGAAGGTCGATTGCGGTCTGGCTCACCTCCGGATCCTGGGTGCCGGCGATGACATGGAGTTGATCGAACCCGGTGATGTCCACGCCCAGCCGGGACAGACTCTGGCCCAGCTCCAGACCGATGGTGCCGAGGCCAATCACGGCCATGGAGGCCGGCAGGTCGGCCAGCTCGAACAGGTCGTCGGTGGTGATGACCCGCTCGCCGAAGTGCGTCCAGGCCGCCGGAACCACGGGGCGCGAGCCGGTCGCGATGACGACGGCTCCGGCCCGGATGCGCTGACCGGCGGCCTCGATCAGGGTCGGCTCGATGAAGCGGGCGTGATCCTGAATAAAGAGATCCTCGGGCATGTCGTCGGTGCTGCTGCCGAGCACCCGATCCACGAAGGTGTCGCGCAGAT is part of the Thiocystis violascens DSM 198 genome and encodes:
- a CDS encoding dihydrolipoyl dehydrogenase, with the translated sequence MTERVVDVAIIGSGSAGLNALAQTRRAGKTFVLINGGEPGTTCARVGCMPSKAMIQVAEDYHRRTHLGKYGIDGHEAMTLDIPEALEHVQDLRDTFVDRVLGSSTDDMPEDLFIQDHARFIEPTLIEAAGQRIRAGAVVIATGSRPVVPAAWTHFGERVITTDDLFELADLPASMAVIGLGTIGLELGQSLSRLGVDITGFDQLHVIAGTQDPEVSQTAIDLLGKEFPIHLGQAAEIHEEGEQLRVTAGAHSVVVDKVLCSIGRAPNVAGLQLENLGVPLDARGLPTFDPNSMQVGDLPVFIAGDVTGDLPLLHEAGDEGRIAGYNAAHGETARFRRKTPLFINFCDPNICAVGLRWNQLDMETTAVGQIRFAPVGRALIMGKNRGVLRVYADKASGRLLGAEMIGPKGEHLAHLLCWCIERNLTVGDLLRLPFYHPVIEEALQAALYDLYAKVDTKNEGGLIELARLPD